The Hymenobacter sp. GOD-10R genome includes a window with the following:
- the ggt gene encoding gamma-glutamyltransferase — protein MKRHLYPLALAALFSCTSTATRPSASSASATTTLAATPPAVTADVTASKAMVVSAHPEASRIGLDILRKGGNAYDAAVAVQFALAVALPVAGNIGGGGFVLYRGADGQEGALDFREMAPAAANRDMYLDAQGNVIPDRSTAGHLAVGVPGTVAGMEALHKKLGKLPWADLVQPAVDLATKGLRLTTKEAAGLNNNRAIFLKYNSQTPPAYVRPDGDTRPWQKDDLIQYPDLARTLERIRDKGRDGFYQGPTADLLVAEMQRGTGLITKQDLQNYQAKWRTPLHGQYRGYDILAFPPPSSGGVVLLQMLQMLEPYNLGALGWHSPAAVHLITEAERRVYADRAKYLGDPDFGRVPVAQLLDKKYNKERMATTRRDGKATPSSEVTAGAGLPGYESDQTTHYNIVDAQGNAVACTTTLNGAYGSKVVVAGAGFFLNNEMDDFSAKAGVPNMYGLVGGTANAIAPGKRMLSAMTPTILSKKGRLAMVVGTPGGSTIITSVMQGIMNVVDYHQNAQQAVAAPRLHHQWLPDQIDAEENALLPAARDTLQKRGYKINPRNPWGRMEIIWVLPDGRLQGGADPRGDDTAVGY, from the coding sequence ATGAAACGACACCTTTACCCGCTTGCCCTCGCCGCCTTATTTTCTTGTACCAGCACGGCCACGCGTCCCTCCGCGTCGTCGGCTTCGGCGACAACAACCCTGGCTGCCACACCGCCTGCCGTTACGGCCGACGTTACGGCAAGCAAAGCGATGGTCGTCTCGGCGCACCCGGAAGCCTCGCGCATTGGCCTGGATATTCTGCGAAAAGGCGGCAACGCCTACGATGCGGCGGTAGCGGTGCAGTTTGCCCTGGCGGTGGCATTGCCAGTAGCGGGCAATATTGGGGGCGGCGGCTTCGTGCTCTACCGCGGCGCCGACGGCCAAGAAGGCGCCCTCGACTTCCGCGAGATGGCGCCCGCCGCTGCTAACCGCGACATGTACCTCGACGCGCAAGGGAACGTCATTCCCGACCGTAGCACCGCCGGTCATTTGGCCGTGGGCGTGCCCGGTACGGTAGCAGGCATGGAGGCCCTGCACAAAAAGCTAGGTAAGCTGCCGTGGGCCGACCTGGTGCAGCCGGCTGTTGACCTAGCCACCAAGGGCTTGAGGCTGACCACCAAAGAAGCGGCCGGCTTGAATAATAACCGCGCAATTTTTTTAAAATACAATTCGCAAACACCGCCTGCCTACGTGCGCCCCGATGGCGATACACGCCCCTGGCAAAAGGACGACCTCATTCAGTACCCCGACCTAGCTCGCACTCTAGAGCGCATCCGCGACAAAGGCCGCGATGGTTTTTACCAGGGCCCAACTGCCGACTTGCTCGTGGCTGAGATGCAGCGGGGCACTGGGCTTATTACCAAACAAGATCTGCAGAACTACCAGGCTAAGTGGCGCACGCCGTTGCACGGGCAGTACCGCGGCTACGATATTCTGGCGTTTCCGCCCCCAAGTAGCGGCGGCGTAGTGTTGCTGCAAATGCTACAAATGCTAGAGCCTTACAACCTAGGTGCCCTTGGTTGGCACTCGCCGGCGGCGGTTCATCTTATCACGGAAGCTGAGCGCCGCGTGTACGCCGACCGCGCCAAATACCTAGGGGACCCTGACTTCGGGCGGGTGCCGGTGGCGCAGCTCCTAGATAAGAAGTACAACAAGGAACGCATGGCTACCACCCGCCGCGACGGCAAGGCGACGCCCAGTAGCGAAGTAACCGCCGGCGCTGGTTTGCCAGGCTACGAAAGCGACCAAACCACACACTATAACATTGTGGATGCGCAGGGCAATGCCGTGGCATGCACAACCACCCTCAACGGAGCCTACGGCAGCAAAGTCGTGGTGGCGGGGGCCGGTTTCTTCCTCAACAATGAGATGGACGACTTTTCGGCCAAGGCCGGGGTGCCGAACATGTACGGCCTAGTAGGTGGCACGGCCAATGCCATTGCCCCGGGCAAGCGCATGCTCTCGGCCATGACGCCGACCATTCTTTCGAAGAAAGGCAGGCTAGCTATGGTAGTCGGCACGCCGGGCGGCAGCACCATCATCACCAGCGTCATGCAGGGCATTATGAACGTTGTTGACTACCACCAGAATGCCCAGCAAGCGGTAGCCGCGCCGCGCTTACACCACCAGTGGCTGCCCGACCAGATTGACGCCGAAGAAAACGCCTTACTACCTGCCGCCCGTGACACGCTCCAAAAGCGCGGCTACAAAATCAACCCGCGTAACCCCTGGGGTCGCATGGAAATCATCTGGGTGCTGCCCGATGGTCGTCTGCAAGGCGGCGCCGATCCTAGGGGCGATGATACGGCTGTAGGATATTAG